From the genome of Opisthocomus hoazin isolate bOpiHoa1 chromosome 4, bOpiHoa1.hap1, whole genome shotgun sequence:
CTTGAAAGCTGAGCCACCCTGAGAAACGGGCTTCTCACTGAAGTACCAGTTCACCAGACAGTTCCTGAGCAGCATCACGAAGCACCTGATGGGCTCTGCTTACAGGGCCTTTCCCGTGGCTGTCAAAGTTCTCTCGACAGGTGGCTGCTAAAAGACAGGGTACAGCACATTCTCTTCAGATGTTCCTTATTAAGCAGCTGTCTCCATTTTTCAAACCCGCACAGACCTAGGCTCATTTTTTTATTACCTTCATTATATCAGAGAAGTCTGATAAAAGTTCCTTCTGCTGTTTGCTAAGGAACCACCAGCTGTATCCCCGCTTCTCCAGCAGCCAGAGAAACCCTTGGCCCTACCGCCCCGACGGCGGTGGCACTGCCGGCTCCTCCTTGCTGAAAAGCAGTGTCCGGATTTGCTTTGCTCATCCgtggctgcagctgccccacCTCTGGGTTACTCTGCCCTGGAAGGTTTCCCAGCCCCCGCCAACACGCTCCGCGCTGCAGGGGCCCCGCAGCCGAGCGATGCCGCAGGCCGGCCGGCCGCACGCAGGATCACGGCCTGGAAAAGCCCTCTGAGATCCTCAGGTCCCAGCGCCGGGCGCtgtacccataagcattcaaccacCTCACCGCGCACCCTGCGGGCATCCCCGCCGAGGGGCCTCCCCCTGCTGCTGCCCGTGCTCGCCGCCCCCCGGCTCTCCAGCCACCTGCcaggcctcccccctccccactccccggACCCCGCTCTCACCTGCGCCTCGGCCGGGCCGCTTCCTCCGGGCCTCGGGCACCGccgcgggctggggctggggctggtgcaggGGCGCGCCGGGGGTGGGAGGGAGCGGCAGCGCCTGGATGCCGCTGGGCCTGTGGAGCTGAGACAGCAGGTGGGGGGActtggggggcagcggggggggggggcacgtcgGCGCCgctcggggctgcggcgggggggagggcgaGCCTGCCGGCGGccagcggcggcgggggcggcgggcagtCCCTCCCCTcagcggggggggccgcggcggcggcgagcTCGGGTGCCCGGCCGGGGAACGCaccggggggagcgggcggcagcgggggaggaggagggggcggcgggTGCGAAGCGCCTGCGGGAAGCTTGCTGGGCTTGTCGGCctgcgggggggggagcggcggggcggcgccgggggACGCCCCCCTGGGGCAGCGCTCGGCGGGCGGGGgcagaggcggcggcggggggaagctGAGGGACGGCTTGctggaggcgggcggcggcggagggggagcgggcaggctgggccgcCCGGGGCCCGCTGCGGTTCCGGCTGCGgcccgggaggcggcgggaggctcCGGCGGGAGAGCTGCCCTCGGGCCTTCGGCGGTGGCAGGCGGGTCGGTGCCGGCCTTCGCCGCGCTGCTGTTGGCCGGGGCGGAGGCCTTGGGAGCCGCCGCTCGGAG
Proteins encoded in this window:
- the WIPF3 gene encoding LOW QUALITY PROTEIN: WAS/WASL-interacting protein family member 3 (The sequence of the model RefSeq protein was modified relative to this genomic sequence to represent the inferred CDS: deleted 1 base in 1 codon), whose protein sequence is MPVPPPPPPPPPPPPPPSGGPPPPPPLASSEVPKLRKEDQKARNALLADIQQGTRLRKVTQINDRSAPQIEKPKGANRDGVNPAVNKGGSQQPLGGLFAGGFPVLRPAGQRDVPAGRPGQLPGLRAAAPKASAPANSSAAKAGTDPPATAEGPRAALPPEPPAASRAAAGTAAGPGRPSLPAPPPPPPASSKPSLSFPPPPPLPPPAERCPRGASPGAAPPLPPPQADKPSKLPAGASHPPPPPPPPLPPAPPGAFPGRAPELAAAAAPPAEGRDCPPPPPPLAAGRLALPPAAAPSGADVPPPPLPPKSPHLLSQLHRPSGIQALPLPPTPGAPLHQPQPQPAAVPEARRKRPGRGAGAGAGKLATPPQPPARSPTTELTSRSGVSAWATAHDPYPPLKNGNMHILDDFESKFTFHSVEDFPPPDEFKPFQKIYPSKIARDPSKNPPLRTHVR